TCCACGAAAAACAGAAAAACTAGACAAGGGAGAAAACCCCCTTCTAGTGCAAATGAGAATGGTGCAGTCTGAGATTGATAAATATAAAAGATTCCTTTTAGAAATTAACGCTGGCCATTACAGTTGTGTCCGCAACGACACTAATACTTGTCCAGATGTTTACACACCACAAAACCCAATCCCGCAGGAAATCATCGATATAATATTTCGTGCGTCATTTTCAGCCACCGATGGTGGAGATGCTAAGATTCTCACAAAAGGCACTTCTCTAGCTAGGTACGTCGAACAACAAATTGAGTTTATACTTTTCGACTTAGAAGCCAAACTTAGGCAATTAAGATTAACCGTTCAATACTGATCCTTACCAAAAAAACGCGAAGATACTAACTGGTGGAGATGGCGGGAATCGAACCCGCGTGCAAAAGGTTGACCTAAATTGTTCTACATACTTATCTCACTTTAAATTTTCGCCAACGCGACTCGAAATGAGCCAAACATCGCGCCAGTTAGCATCTTAGTTTTGAATTCGTGCCGATGCGATCATGAATTCTAGCTCGCGAGTATAACACCCCTAGCCAGTCAGCAAGCGAGACCGGTAGAGACGCCGAGTTAAGCTAAAGCGAAACTCGGAACAGCGAAGTACGGTGAAACCGTACCGCCCTGCTTAGCCGTAGTTTTGGCAAGTAGATTTTACCTTTTGATTAACGAGAGTAAGGCGCTCTCGGTATGCCCAAAATGAGGACCGTCCAATTGTCTAGGCCGATCATCCCCGTTTTAAAAGCGACTTTTCAAAGTCCGATCAAGGTCTCGTTTATTCTCCCGTTTTTTAATCTTCTCACGCTTATCATACTTTTTCTTCCCCCGTGCAAGCGCAAGACCAAGCTTCAAACGACCGCCTTTATTATATACTGATAATGGAATGATTGTCAATCCCCGCTCACCAATTCTGGCCGCCAAATCGCTAATTTCTTTTTTCGTCAGCAGAAGTTTCAGGGCTCGCCCTTTCTCGTAGTCTGGTGGCAAATTCGCCGCCTGATAAGGACTAATTTCTGCACCCACCAGGAAGGCCTCCCCTCCGCGAACCAAGACTCGTCCACCCTCTAGCTTACCTCGTCCCAGTTTGAGTGCCTTTACCTCAAATCCGGATAATTCTAAGCCAGCCTCTAGTTTTTCTAAGAGTTCGTAGTCGTAGTGCGCTTTCGGGTTATTCACAAGATTAGACATTGTCCCCATTGTAGCATTGCGCTTACAGCGTCTTCTAGTATATACTACTGTCCTATGACTAAAAATAAAAAGAAAGGGTTTGGTCTTGGTAGTTTGATTGTTATCATCGCTTTGGTGCTCATTGTTGGCGCCTACATGTACTACCGCGGCGATAATGCCGTTCCAGTCAGCGAGACAACAGTCGAGACTACCTACCCGCCCACCGCTTCTGATATTCCTGCCGGTCAGATGGAGCAGGGAGATGAAGCTGTGGTAACCGAACCTACGGGCACCACCACGCCGGTTAAGAATTAAGCCTTTGTTGACTTCTCGTCCCCAATCGGTTAGGATAAACCACCAGATTAGAGTTGCCGAGTTGCGTGTAATCGATGAACAAGGCGTTAATCTGGGTGTCCTAAGCCTAGCAGCAGCTCTTAGTGAGGCCGAGTCCCGTGGCGTAGATCTGATTGAAATCTCACCGCTTGCCGTTCCACCAGTTGCAAAATTGATGGATTTTGGCAAGTATCAGTACCTCGAGAATAAGAAGCAGAAGCTATCGCGCGGTAAGACTCAAGTAACGGAGACGAAATCAATTCAGGTAAAGATTGGTACTGGCGATCACGATCTGGCCATCAAGGCGGCTAAGGTATCAGAATTTCTTAATGAGGGTCACCGAGTGAAAATTGACCTCTTTCTCCCCGGACGCGCTAAGTACCTAGACAAGAATTTCCTACAAGAACGACTGGAGCGCCTACTCAAACTGGTCACTGTGGGATACCGTATCGCCGACAGTATTAAGAAAGGACCAAAAGGTTTGAACTTAGTTGTAGAACGAGACAGACCCGCTGGCAAATAATCTAATGGCAACTAAAACAAATAAATCTTTCACGAAACGTCTCCGCGTCACCCGACGGGGCAAGATTCTAGCGCGCCGTGGCGGTCGAAACCATTTCAATGCTAAAGAGGGCCGTGGCTCTCAACTCGCCTCACGTCGAAACTTTGATTTCCCAATGAGCAACAAGGATGCCGGACGCTTTTTACCAAATTTAGTTAAATAAACCCCCATGCCACGAGTTAAGAAAGGAACAATCGCTCTCAAACGTCGCCGTAAGGTACTGAAAGCCGCTAAAGGTTTCCGTTTCGGTCGCAGCTCGAAGGAACGCGAAGCTCGCACCGCCCTCCTTCATGCCGGTGTCCACGCTTTTGCCCATCGACGCGACAAGAAGAACGACTTCCGCCGCCTGTGGAATATCCAGATCGGAGCCGCCTCGCGACCCCTCGGCCTCTCTTACAGTCAATTAATTGGCAAGCTAAAGAAGAGCAAGATTGAGCTAGACCGCAAAGTACTGGCAACACTCGGCGCAGAACACCCTGAAGTCCTTGCCCGTCTCCTTAAGCAGTTATAGAATCGGCTCCCCCGGATTCCGATAGGTTTTGTACTCCTTCACTTCCTTTTTCTCTTTTTGTAAAATATCGACAATGTGGGAAACCAGCTTCGCTGGTTCTTTTTCAAAAATAACACGGTCCGAGTGGCGATTACCCTTGTCCATAATATCGCGAATAACTTGCCCTGTTGGCCAATCTCCGTCCAAGACACCAAGCAACTTCCCATCTTCGAAAGCAATGGAAAACTCATTGATTGTTCCGACCCGCCCACAACCCACCAAGACAGCATCGGAACAACGCGTCAGCATTAGGTTCCGCCCAGAATAGCCGAACCCGGTATAGATGATCAAATCTAGGTAGTCGAGAGGTAGACCGTAAACTTCGACATGCTCTCGTTCACTGGTCGCCGGTGAGAGGCCGACAGAATAACCTCCCGCTTCCTTCGCACCAATCGCCGCCCAGAGTGGGAAGCCAGTTGTCGCTCCCGTGACCAGAACGCCTCCTTGCTTCACAATTTGCCGACCAAGCTCCTTTCCCTCCTCCATCGCATTCGGACCACAATGCCCTGTCTCCGCCGCGCCAGAAACGCAAATCTTAAATTGCTGATGAGGATGTTTGAGTATGGTTTCCATAATTATTCTTCCAGTTTCACAAACTGACCGTTTTTGATTGTTTTAATAAAGATATCCTTAACCGCATCACCATTATCGTCAATACTAAATACTCCACTTGCTCCAGCAAAATTACTTGTATTATATAGACATTTCTTCACCTCTTCTACGTCGTTACCATTTTTCTCAAGACAGTCACTTAATAGATAGACCGCATCATAAGAATTGGCAGCTAGCGTATCTGGCTCGCCCATAAACCTTGCCACATACCTATTGTAAAAAGATCTTACACTTTCTTCTCCACCATGACTATCGTAAGAATAGGGGTATAGAAGTCCTTCAGCCAAAGAACCAGCAACATTAACTATGTCTGGTCCTTCGACACCAATGTTGTAAAACTGAGCCCTTATCCCTAGTTCGTGTGCTTGTTTAAGAATTAACCCGACCATCTTAGGTGAAGCAATTAAGAAAACATCAGATGGATTTTGTGCCTTAATCTTGGTAAGTTCGGTTTTGAAGTCTATCGTCTTTTGATCAAATCTTTCTATCAAACCAATTTTTCTGCCGGTAGACTCAAATACAGGTATAAAAGTCTTTAGATAAGGATCAGTAATTGCTGTATTTATAACAAGAAAATGTAATGTGTCATTCTTTATTTTTTCCGCCACGAACCTAGCAAAAATCGGGGCCTCCTGTGCGCTATTATGAATAATCCTAAACACATAGTCCCCAAGTAGGGATATCTCGTCTGACTGAGCGCCAGTTACAATCAGAATCGCTTTTGACTCTTCCGTTATGGGCCCAACAGCCATTACTTCTGATGAACCGTAAGGACCAATAAGGTAGCGCACCCCGTCCAGATTTAACAATTTACGTACCGCACTTACTGCTACCTGCGCTTCGTACCTGCTGTCCTCATAAAGAAGATCAATCTTGTGTTTCCTATTAGGATCAGTATTGATCTCTTCTACTGCCAAGTTCAGTCCGTTCTGACTAAATTCACCTGCGTCTGCCCTCACACCAGATAAAGGCAAAATCACCCCAATCTTAACCACCTCATTACTCTCCGGAGTGACTGACTCTTTCTTGTTTAAACTAAACAAACCCCAAACCACGAGCGCAATTACCACTAGCCAAGCGAGTATCTTTGTCTGTTTATCCATTTTCTGTATTATAACTCCAATTCCACCCTCTCGCCAGCATTCGGTGCTGTGGCCATAAGACCAAGATAATCACGAATCTTCTGCACTAAATAAAGTGACGATTTCGGTTCCCCCATAACGACAAAAACCTGTTTAACAGTATCAGAGGTGTGTGCAACAAACTCTAATAAATCATCAGAACCCTTGTGCCCAGAATAGCCGCTGACAGAAACAATTTTCGCCCGTACCGACACCTCCTCGCCCAGAATTTTAACTTGCTTCATCCCATCTTCTAGTTGGCGACCCAATGATCCGGCGGCTTGATAGCCGGCAAGAAGTAGGGCACTAGCTGGGTCAGGCAGGTAACGTTTCTCGTGATGAATAATCCGCCCGCCATTACTCATACCAGACCCCGCCAACAAAATTTTCCTTCTCGGCGCGGCAGTAATCGCTCTCGATTGCTCGGTTGTTAAGGTTCTCTCAAGTTGAGAAAAGTCAAAAAGTTTACCAACATACTTCTCGTAAACACCCGTCACCTTAATTGCCAGCGGTGAATCAAGAAAGACGGGCACTGGCGGAATCCGTCCAGCCTCCATCATTTTTTTAATCTCAAAGATCATTTCCTGTGTTCGTTCAATCGAGAAAACTGGAACCATGAGCGTGCCACCGGCTTTCATTGTTTCCTCAATCACATCTTCCAGCTCCTCGCGACTACGCTCCCGATTATCATGATTACGATCACCATAAACTGATTCCATTATCAAGTAATCGGCGTCTGTGATAGATTCCGTATCGGCGAGGAGTAAACTTGGTGAATTTCCCAGATCACCGGTGAAAACGATTTTCCGACCATTCACCTTAATCTCAAACATTGCCGAACCAAGAATATGCCCAGCGTCTCGCATTGTCACCTCCAAATTTTCCCCCAATTTGAATGTTTGTTTATAATCATGCGTTTCCCACATCCGCAAGGCCTGTTCTACGTCTGCTTCATTATAGATCGGGGGTAAATTGGAACCACGGGCCTCTTTCTCCAGCACGCCCATGCTATCAATCAAACTTAACTCAGAAACTGCCCGTGTGGCCGGAGTGGAATAAATCTTTCCCTTAAAGCCGTCCCGCACTAGCTTGGGGATCCGGCCGATGTGATCAAGATGCGCATGAGTCACCAGTAGAAAATTGATACTCGCTGGATTGTAAGCAAAGCTCTCCCGATTCTTGTCATCGGCAACTTTTGACCCCTGAAAAAAACCACAATCAACTAGAATCTTAGTATCTCCAGCCTCCAACAAAAAATTCGCGCCCGTAACGCTTCCCGCTCCGCCATAGAATGTAACCACTGCTTTATTATCCGCCATCTAGTTCTCTTATTATAAGCGATTCATCCCTTCCAGACAACCAAAAAATCTCCGAAAATTGGAGATTTTTTGGTGAGGCCTCTGGCTGTTGCCTAGATTGAATCTAGGTGGGTGTCCGCAAGACGCAACCAAGATCACGCCCGTATAAGACTCCCTGAAAATGTTATCTAGTCAAATTCACCAAAGACCTCACCCCCATTCTCTTCTTATTCCAAAAGACCGTCAATATTTACATCATACAGAATCTGTTCTTGAACAAGTCTGTAATCAATCAGCTCCTCTGGTTTAAACCAATGCTTAATCTCCAACTCCGCTTCGGGAACAGTGCCAGAAGCGTGAATCAAATTACGGACCGAACGACCATCGCCATCGCTCATAACATAAGAATCCAAGACAAAATCGCCACGAATCGTGCCAATATCAGAAGTAAGCGGTTCGGTACCACCAGTAATTTTCCGCACAATGGGGACGGCATGACCGCCCTGCCAAACCATCGCGATCACTGGGCCACTTGTCATATATTTCTTCAGATTCTCCAGAATCCGCCCGGTAATCTCCAGTGGGTCCATTGACGGTGGTTTAAGTCCCTTTTTTTCATAGCTCGCAATAGTCTTCTCGCCAGTAATTCGCCGCCAATTTGGGTCAAGAGTGTAGTGCTTCTCCACCATATCAGCTGTTGGTACAAGCATTTTGACACCAACCAACTTCAAACCGGTACGCTCATAGCGCTTTATTATCTCACCGATGAGAGTGCGCTGAATACCGTCCGGCTTAATCAACACCAGTGTTCGCTCAATTTTGGGGTGATTCTGATTCATTGTTTGTTTAATCTAACACAAAAGACCCCTGTCTCCAAGGGTCTTTTGTTAAAAACAAAGACTGAATTACATCGCTGCTCCAGAACCACCGTTGCCGCAGGACTTGCAACCCTTCTTGTGGGTAACAAGTTCGTAAATCGCCGACAAGCCCACCAAAACAAAGATGATATTGCTAAGGGTCATCCCGAGCATACCAACCACATTCCAGTCACTGCCAGCGAAACCACCAATACCAACGAGGCCCCAATTGAGACCACCGATGATAAGCAGAATCCAAGAAAGCATGTGCATAAAGATTTTTCTTTATTAACTAATAATAAAAACGCCTCTCTAATTATAGCATTAACGGGTCAACACTTCAGCTCCATTTCTGTT
The nucleotide sequence above comes from Candidatus Nomurabacteria bacterium. Encoded proteins:
- the smpB gene encoding SsrA-binding protein SmpB, encoding MSNLVNNPKAHYDYELLEKLEAGLELSGFEVKALKLGRGKLEGGRVLVRGGEAFLVGAEISPYQAANLPPDYEKGRALKLLLTKKEISDLAARIGERGLTIIPLSVYNKGGRLKLGLALARGKKKYDKREKIKKRENKRDLDRTLKSRF
- the infC gene encoding translation initiation factor IF-3: MLTSRPQSVRINHQIRVAELRVIDEQGVNLGVLSLAAALSEAESRGVDLIEISPLAVPPVAKLMDFGKYQYLENKKQKLSRGKTQVTETKSIQVKIGTGDHDLAIKAAKVSEFLNEGHRVKIDLFLPGRAKYLDKNFLQERLERLLKLVTVGYRIADSIKKGPKGLNLVVERDRPAGK
- a CDS encoding 50S ribosomal protein L35: MATKTNKSFTKRLRVTRRGKILARRGGRNHFNAKEGRGSQLASRRNFDFPMSNKDAGRFLPNLVK
- the rplT gene encoding 50S ribosomal protein L20; translation: MPRVKKGTIALKRRRKVLKAAKGFRFGRSSKEREARTALLHAGVHAFAHRRDKKNDFRRLWNIQIGAASRPLGLSYSQLIGKLKKSKIELDRKVLATLGAEHPEVLARLLKQL
- a CDS encoding protein containing YHS domain protein, with the protein product METILKHPHQQFKICVSGAAETGHCGPNAMEEGKELGRQIVKQGGVLVTGATTGFPLWAAIGAKEAGGYSVGLSPATSEREHVEVYGLPLDYLDLIIYTGFGYSGRNLMLTRCSDAVLVGCGRVGTINEFSIAFEDGKLLGVLDGDWPTGQVIRDIMDKGNRHSDRVIFEKEPAKLVSHIVDILQKEKKEVKEYKTYRNPGEPIL
- a CDS encoding ABC transporter substrate-binding protein, which gives rise to MDKQTKILAWLVVIALVVWGLFSLNKKESVTPESNEVVKIGVILPLSGVRADAGEFSQNGLNLAVEEINTDPNRKHKIDLLYEDSRYEAQVAVSAVRKLLNLDGVRYLIGPYGSSEVMAVGPITEESKAILIVTGAQSDEISLLGDYVFRIIHNSAQEAPIFARFVAEKIKNDTLHFLVINTAITDPYLKTFIPVFESTGRKIGLIERFDQKTIDFKTELTKIKAQNPSDVFLIASPKMVGLILKQAHELGIRAQFYNIGVEGPDIVNVAGSLAEGLLYPYSYDSHGGEESVRSFYNRYVARFMGEPDTLAANSYDAVYLLSDCLEKNGNDVEEVKKCLYNTSNFAGASGVFSIDDNGDAVKDIFIKTIKNGQFVKLEE
- a CDS encoding MBL fold metallo-hydrolase yields the protein MADNKAVVTFYGGAGSVTGANFLLEAGDTKILVDCGFFQGSKVADDKNRESFAYNPASINFLLVTHAHLDHIGRIPKLVRDGFKGKIYSTPATRAVSELSLIDSMGVLEKEARGSNLPPIYNEADVEQALRMWETHDYKQTFKLGENLEVTMRDAGHILGSAMFEIKVNGRKIVFTGDLGNSPSLLLADTESITDADYLIMESVYGDRNHDNRERSREELEDVIEETMKAGGTLMVPVFSIERTQEMIFEIKKMMEAGRIPPVPVFLDSPLAIKVTGVYEKYVGKLFDFSQLERTLTTEQSRAITAAPRRKILLAGSGMSNGGRIIHHEKRYLPDPASALLLAGYQAAGSLGRQLEDGMKQVKILGEEVSVRAKIVSVSGYSGHKGSDDLLEFVAHTSDTVKQVFVVMGEPKSSLYLVQKIRDYLGLMATAPNAGERVELEL
- a CDS encoding nucleoside-diphosphate kinase (catalyzes the formation of nucleoside triphosphate from ATP and nucleoside diphosphate) encodes the protein MNQNHPKIERTLVLIKPDGIQRTLIGEIIKRYERTGLKLVGVKMLVPTADMVEKHYTLDPNWRRITGEKTIASYEKKGLKPPSMDPLEITGRILENLKKYMTSGPVIAMVWQGGHAVPIVRKITGGTEPLTSDIGTIRGDFVLDSYVMSDGDGRSVRNLIHASGTVPEAELEIKHWFKPEELIDYRLVQEQILYDVNIDGLLE
- a CDS encoding DUF378 domain-containing protein, translated to MHMLSWILLIIGGLNWGLVGIGGFAGSDWNVVGMLGMTLSNIIFVLVGLSAIYELVTHKKGCKSCGNGGSGAAM